GCATGTCGACAATGACAGCATTGAGCTGCGGATAACGCTGGCAAAAGCGAATCGAATGCAGGCCATGTGACCCGCCCAGATCGAGCAGGCGCCGATAGCTCGGCAAGACCGGTACATGCCGGAGCAGATCCGGCCCAAGGTCAGCCGCAAAGGCACCCATGTAGGACGAGAACAATTGCCCGAGTTGCGGTTGGTCCTCCATTGCGTCCCACAACAGTTTCTTGGGGCCGCCCCGGCGCACGCTTTCGGCGAGCCCGCCCATCATTGACCACGCTTCGTGAGTCCACAACAGGCCAGGTGTGTAGTCGACTTGGCCCGCGCTGGTAAACCAGCGTTGCGTGCTGGCCATATTGGCAAACGAATCGCCCTGCTTTTGCAGATAGCCGACAGTGACCAGAAAGTCGGCCAGTGTGGCGGTGCCGTGAACGCTCGACTCAATTTTGGTGGCCAGTTCCGCCGCTGAAAGCGGCCCTCCAGCCAGTGCCTCGAAAAGCCCCAGTCGTCCGGCCGAAATAATCGCCGACGACTTCATCATCGGCATGTACACATCCAGCATGGCCAATTCGGCCGAGCCGGTTGGCTGGCAAACATCGGGTTTGGGGAGGGCGGGCATCGGGTGGTTTGTCGTCAATTCGGAGAGCCTGCTTAAGCGAGTGCCGATTCAATTGCTGCCAGCAAAATCGGGTCATCCGGTGTCATGTCAGGAGAAAAGCGCTGCACGACGCGACCATCACGCCCGACCAGGAATTTCTCGAAATTCCACAGCACATCGTCCGGCTGCTTCGGTGAGCAGCCATACCCGGCCAGCTTCTCGCTGAAATCACTGCCGGCTGGAAAGACAGCGTCGGGCTGCGCGGCAATCAGTGCCGCATACAGCGGGTGCCGGGGTTCGCTGTTGATGTTCAGCTTCTCGAACATCGGGAACTCGACACCGTAGTTGGTCGTGCAGAAATCCTGAATTTCGTCGGCCGATCCCGGCTCTTGCTCAGCGAAGTCATTGCAGGGAAAACCAAGCACTTGCAAGCCGCGCTCGCGATACTGCTTGAAGAGACTCTCCAGCCCGGCGTACTGCGGCGTCAGTCCACACTTGGAGGCTACGTTGACGATGAGCAGTACTTGTCCCTTGAATGCGCCCAAGTTGAGCACCTGCCCATTGAGGCTCTTAAGGGGTATCTCGTACAAGGATTCAGTCATGGCTATCTCGTTTTTTCCGCGTGAATGGATTAATTTTGGCGTTTGCAAGGCAACGGCGAGACATTTTACGTGTTGAGGTGCTGATATATCGCGAAATTTAAAATGCCCCGTCAATATCCGTTCGTTCCGGAATCACTCGCTTACCCAATTGCAAGCCGAAATGATTTATCAATAGGTAATTAATTCATCTATTGATAACTCGGGCTTTCGTTATGCTGCTATTCATGCCAGACTCTTGCGACGCAAGAGAAAAACAGTATGCCTGCATAGCGCTAGCAGGCTCGACAAAAACAACTTACCAGGAGTCGCACGATGGCGGAGCAAAAACTGGGAAACCCGGCGGTCGTTGGTCTGGCGGGTTTTGGTCTGACGACCATGATGTTGCAGTTCCATAATGTGGGGTGGATGGGGATAGGCCCTGTCATTTGGCTTGGTTTGATTTTCGGTGGCTTCGCGCAGATGGTTGCCGGCCTTCAGGAAATGAAATCGGGCAATAATTTCGGCTATTGCGCTTTCACCTCCTACGGGTGTTTCTGGATATCGCTGGCGCTGATCCTCATTGGTAATCACTTCAATATCTACGTGTCGAGTAAAACCGATATTGGTTGGTTCCTGGTCGCCTGGACTGCATTCAGCACGATTCTATGGATCGGCTCGATGCGTGTCAGCAGTGCGTTGGCGCTGACTTTCACGTTGCTGATGATCGGCTTTGTGCTGCTCGATTTTGCCCACTTCGGATACCCGGAACTGACCGTTGTTGCCGGCTACGAATTGATGGCCTGCGCAGCGATGGCCTGGTACATCATGGCTCACCTGATATTTGCCGACCTCTTCGGTCGTGATGTCCTGCCGGTCGGAAAGCCCTGGATCTAAACGGGGTGTCACTGCCTGCCGATTGCTCACCGTGGTGAGCGGGTTGAAGATCGTTGGAATTATGTGGAAGGAAAGAAGATGCTGCTGATCCGGAGTTGTGCGCTGACTTTGCTGGTTTCACTATTGGCTGGAGTGACTTATGCGGCTCCTGCGACCCAAGCGGTCGATGAGGTTGCCACACCAGAGGAGGCAATTACCAAGGTGTGGTCTGCCGCCAGGTTTCTTCAGGACAAAGGGGTATCGGGCGTCGCAGCATTGAATAGCAAGGATGGCCCATGGGTATGGAAGGATAGCTACGTATTTGCCTTTGACTGCCGTCTGGATCGAATGGTCGCCCATCCGATGCGCCCGGACCTTGTCGGTCGGCCGATACTGCAAATCACCGACAATAACGGCAAATACATTTTCAAGGACTTGTGCAAGATTGCTTCCCAGCCTCACGGTGGCTGGGTTGAATATGTATGGACCCGACCCGGTGCTGGCCGTGTGTCGCGCAAGCTGACCTATTCGATGACTGCTGAAATCGCTTTTTCGACAGGGATTCAGGTAGCCGCCGGGGTCTATGACGACAAGCTTTCCATTCCTGATCTGACCAAGGTTGCCGAAAGAATGGCTGACCCGGCGAAATACCCGGCTCACTGAGCGATCCGCTGCCCCGGGCTCATCCTTCGTCGGCAATGATCGGCAATAGACTTCAGGCATTGGAGAGGTGCAGCCTGTTGGTATTCGCGACCATTGTCTGGCGAACTACCGTTACCTGACAGGAAGCCGGCTTTTGGCCGGCTTTCATCGGGCATAGGCTTCAAAGCCTGAAACAACATCAAACAATTCTTCGTCAATGGCGCTTTGGCGTAAACGATGGAATTCGCTGCCAAGATTCTCCAGTAACTCGCCGATATTTTTTTCGGCCCGCTGCATGGCTGCAAGGCGGCTGGCATTTTCGCTGGCCAGGGATTCAGCGCAGGCACGGAACAGGGACACAAAGAGATATTCACGAACAAAGGTGAACAGGGTTTGTTCTCCATCGTGCATGACCTCCGGTAGCTTGTTGGATGGCCACTGCCGGCTCGCCAGCTCTTTTCGCCACGCTTCGTCGAGGGGCAACAGACGCTGGCAGAACGGTTCGTAGATATCTCCCGACTTCGGGCGATTGTGAAAGAGGTAAACCGGTCCGATTTCACCATGTTCCCGGCGAATATCAATTTCCGTGAGTATCTGACTGACCAGCAGCGTAATTGCGCCGATCGCATTCGGAAGCGGAAAACTTTTGTTGGTTTCAAATTGGCTTCCAACAAGCCGCGACTGTATGCGCTCACCAACCGCCCAGACCATTTTTTTGCCAGGCAACTCGCCCAGTTTTTCGGTCACGAAGTTGACGAGAAGATCGTTGAATTGACCCACCAACCCTTGATCCGAGCCGAAAACAATCGCACCGACCGTTTCCTCATCATTGCGCTTTAATATCGCTGCTGCCGTTGGACGGGTTTGGCGGAAGCAGGCGAGCAGACCAAGCTGAACCGCACGATCATAATCATCCAACGAGCGCACCGCATTCTCGTATTGGCTGATACTGGATGCCGCCATCGCCTTCATGGTGCGTACGACCGATTCGAGATCACCAG
The nucleotide sequence above comes from Betaproteobacteria bacterium. Encoded proteins:
- a CDS encoding glutathione peroxidase, whose protein sequence is MTESLYEIPLKSLNGQVLNLGAFKGQVLLIVNVASKCGLTPQYAGLESLFKQYRERGLQVLGFPCNDFAEQEPGSADEIQDFCTTNYGVEFPMFEKLNINSEPRHPLYAALIAAQPDAVFPAGSDFSEKLAGYGCSPKQPDDVLWNFEKFLVGRDGRVVQRFSPDMTPDDPILLAAIESALA
- a CDS encoding acetate uptake transporter, translated to MAEQKLGNPAVVGLAGFGLTTMMLQFHNVGWMGIGPVIWLGLIFGGFAQMVAGLQEMKSGNNFGYCAFTSYGCFWISLALILIGNHFNIYVSSKTDIGWFLVAWTAFSTILWIGSMRVSSALALTFTLLMIGFVLLDFAHFGYPELTVVAGYELMACAAMAWYIMAHLIFADLFGRDVLPVGKPWI
- a CDS encoding cache domain-containing protein; the protein is MLLIRSCALTLLVSLLAGVTYAAPATQAVDEVATPEEAITKVWSAARFLQDKGVSGVAALNSKDGPWVWKDSYVFAFDCRLDRMVAHPMRPDLVGRPILQITDNNGKYIFKDLCKIASQPHGGWVEYVWTRPGAGRVSRKLTYSMTAEIAFSTGIQVAAGVYDDKLSIPDLTKVAERMADPAKYPAH
- a CDS encoding F0F1 ATP synthase subunit gamma, with product MSNTAANLSRKISTAGDLESVVRTMKAMAASSISQYENAVRSLDDYDRAVQLGLLACFRQTRPTAAAILKRNDEETVGAIVFGSDQGLVGQFNDLLVNFVTEKLGELPGKKMVWAVGERIQSRLVGSQFETNKSFPLPNAIGAITLLVSQILTEIDIRREHGEIGPVYLFHNRPKSGDIYEPFCQRLLPLDEAWRKELASRQWPSNKLPEVMHDGEQTLFTFVREYLFVSLFRACAESLASENASRLAAMQRAEKNIGELLENLGSEFHRLRQSAIDEELFDVVSGFEAYAR